Proteins encoded together in one candidate division KSB1 bacterium window:
- a CDS encoding DUF4136 domain-containing protein: MRFIRLLLSLLLVAAVNCSGMRIKQEYNEGFDFSRMKTFTWLEQQEKPFEYLTNPIANRQQIDKHIKEVVNRELERRGYTRTFEGPDFSITYHLRVQDKIYSHDQSYRTDYKTDKSVKLSYKEGTLVLDFVDARTSELLWRGSASRIVSQGELDLEDTRVKITMAVKRMLESFPSTK, from the coding sequence ATGAGATTTATTAGGCTTCTGTTAAGTCTTCTGCTGGTCGCGGCAGTGAATTGTTCCGGGATGAGAATAAAGCAGGAATATAATGAGGGATTTGATTTCAGTCGAATGAAGACATTTACCTGGCTTGAGCAGCAAGAAAAGCCGTTTGAGTATCTTACCAACCCGATTGCGAATCGGCAACAGATAGACAAACATATAAAGGAAGTTGTTAATAGGGAGTTAGAGAGACGAGGCTATACCAGGACATTTGAAGGCCCCGATTTCTCCATAACATACCACCTTAGAGTTCAGGACAAAATATATTCTCATGATCAGAGCTATCGCACTGATTACAAAACGGACAAATCAGTGAAATTATCATATAAAGAGGGTACTTTGGTTTTGGATTTCGTAGATGCCAGAACCAGTGAACTACTCTGGCGCGGGTCGGCATCGAGGATTGTATCTCAAGGAGAGCTCGACCTTGAGGACACTCGTGTCAAGATTACAATGGCAGTAAAACGGATGCTGGAGTCCTTTCCTTCGACAAAATAA